A genomic segment from Desulfuromonas sp. encodes:
- the trpD gene encoding anthranilate phosphoribosyltransferase: MIKEAIAKVVERQDLTEGEMIDVMDQIMGGEATPAQIASFITGLRMKGETVPEITGAARVMRSRATPIRVGAEIGLDREEINADRETILDTCGTGGSGTKTFNVSTAVAFVVAGCGIKVAKHGNRSISSACGSADVLEQLGVNLEVSPETVEQCIDKVGVGFLFAPALHGAMKHAIGPRREVGIRTIFNILGPLTNPAGADRQVLGVYQESLVEPMANVLSGLGCKRGFVVHGLDGMDEITITGPTRVAAIKDGSVSIATIEPEDFGLTRCKLEELQGGDAVRNAKIVNAILGGETGPHRDIVLINAAHALVAAGVADDVSDGLARAASSIDEKRAKGKLDELVAFTNQ; the protein is encoded by the coding sequence ATGATCAAGGAAGCGATAGCCAAGGTTGTTGAGAGGCAGGATCTCACCGAGGGTGAGATGATTGATGTCATGGACCAGATTATGGGTGGCGAAGCGACTCCGGCGCAGATTGCCTCCTTTATTACCGGATTGCGGATGAAGGGCGAAACGGTTCCGGAGATTACCGGCGCCGCCCGGGTGATGCGCTCCCGGGCAACGCCGATCCGGGTTGGTGCCGAGATCGGTCTTGACCGCGAGGAGATCAACGCTGACCGCGAAACCATTCTCGATACCTGTGGCACCGGCGGCAGCGGCACCAAAACCTTTAACGTTTCGACTGCTGTTGCTTTCGTCGTTGCCGGTTGCGGGATCAAGGTCGCCAAGCATGGCAACCGCAGCATCTCTTCAGCCTGCGGCAGCGCTGATGTCCTCGAACAGCTCGGGGTCAACCTCGAGGTGTCGCCGGAGACGGTTGAGCAGTGTATCGACAAGGTCGGCGTCGGTTTCCTTTTTGCCCCGGCCCTGCATGGTGCGATGAAGCATGCTATCGGCCCGCGGCGCGAAGTCGGTATCCGCACGATCTTTAATATTCTCGGCCCGCTGACCAATCCGGCCGGGGCTGACCGGCAGGTGCTCGGTGTTTATCAGGAGTCCCTGGTTGAGCCGATGGCCAATGTTTTGTCTGGTCTTGGCTGTAAACGCGGCTTCGTCGTGCACGGTCTTGATGGCATGGACGAAATCACCATAACCGGACCGACCCGGGTTGCCGCGATCAAGGACGGCAGTGTGTCCATCGCAACGATTGAGCCGGAGGACTTCGGTTTGACCCGCTGCAAGCTTGAAGAGCTGCAGGGGGGCGACGCTGTCCGTAATGCCAAAATTGTCAACGCCATCCTCGGAGGCGAGACCGGCCCGCACCGCGACATTGTCCTGATCAATGCCGCCCATGCCCTGGTTGCAGCCGGTGTAGCTGATGATGTCAGCGATGGGCTGGCCAGGGCGGCGTCCTCGATCGACGAAAAAAGAGCAAAAGGAAAGCTCGACGAACTCGTTGCGTTTACGAACCAGTAA
- a CDS encoding anthranilate/aminodeoxychorismate synthase component II (TrpG; with TrpE catalyzes the formation of anthranilate and glutamate from chorismate and glutamine; TrpG provides the glutamine amidotransferase activity): MLLMIDNYDSFTYNLVQYLGELGADIEVYRNDKITLDEIAAKNPAQLVVSPGPCTPNEAGISVAAIQRFAGRIPILGVCLGHQSIIQAFGGVILRAEKLMHGKTSLVHHNDQGVMQGLENPFVATRYHSLIGEKQTLPECLEVTARTEDDVIMGVRHKRLPVWGVQFHPESILTTEGKKLLKNYLDLSKR, translated from the coding sequence ATGCTCCTGATGATTGATAACTACGACTCATTTACCTATAACCTTGTGCAGTACCTTGGTGAGCTCGGGGCCGACATCGAGGTCTATCGCAACGACAAGATCACGCTTGATGAAATTGCTGCGAAAAATCCGGCCCAGCTGGTCGTCTCTCCCGGGCCCTGTACGCCGAATGAAGCCGGTATCTCGGTGGCCGCCATTCAACGTTTTGCCGGTAGAATTCCGATCCTCGGTGTCTGTCTTGGCCACCAGTCGATCATTCAGGCCTTTGGGGGTGTGATTCTGCGCGCCGAAAAGCTGATGCATGGCAAAACCAGCCTGGTTCATCACAACGATCAGGGAGTGATGCAAGGGCTCGAGAATCCGTTTGTCGCGACCCGCTATCATTCTCTGATTGGTGAAAAACAGACCTTGCCCGAATGTCTCGAGGTGACCGCTCGGACCGAGGATGATGTCATCATGGGCGTTCGGCACAAAAGGCTGCCGGTCTGGGGGGTGCAGTTCCACCCGGAGTCGATCCTGACGACGGAGGGGAAGAAGCTGCTGAAGAATTATCTCGATTTGAGTAAGAGATAA